A window from Triticum aestivum cultivar Chinese Spring chromosome 6D, IWGSC CS RefSeq v2.1, whole genome shotgun sequence encodes these proteins:
- the LOC123144996 gene encoding putative kinase-like protein TMKL1 → MAPATADGASDEPVHKGRTNSILLPILAVLLAYLLYRYLRPRLRGLRLDRLPFRVPDCLRRRGNATRSTLLPYFAPIADRLGALQPYLGPIADRLGVGGPHGHGGYGGADALVRFPGGEGLSVAAILEAPGEVVAKSSHSTLYRAAMRSGETAVLLRFVRPACAVGADEAAAAARRIGAVSHPNLVPLRAVYVGPRGEKLLVHPFYAAGSLHRFLQEGIADSQRWSLICKLSVCIAKGLDHLHTGMEKPIVHGNLKTSNILLDASFECRISDYGLYLLLNTGGAHEMLEASAAQGYKAPELVKMRDATRESDVYSLGVVLLEMLAQKEPAGGDDRAPSSRDIFLPASFKNLVLERKISDAFNSDLVRQSRKSGNERKLNAFFELATACCSPSPSLRPNTKEILRRLEEIAK, encoded by the exons ATGGCGCCGGCGACGGCGGACGGGGCCTCGGACGAGCCGGTGCACAAGGGGCGGACCAACTCCATCCTGCTCCCCATCCTCGCCGTCCTCCTCGCCTACCTGCTCTACCGCTACCTCCGCCCGCGCCTCCGCGGCCTCCGCCTCGACCGCCTCCCGTTCCGCGTCCCGGACTGCCTCCGCCGACGCGGCAATGCCACCCGGAGCACCCTGCTACCCTACTTCGCGCCCATCGCCGACCGCCTCGGCGCGCTGCAGCCGTACCTCGGCCCCATCGCCGACCGCCTCGGGGTCGGCGGCCCGCACGGCCACGGCGGGTACGGCGGCGCGGACGCGCTCGTCAGGTTCCCCGGCGGCGAGGGCCTGTCGGTGGCCGCCATCCTCGAGGCGCCCGGGGAGGTGGTGGCCAAGTCGTCGCACAGCACGCTGTACCGCGCCGCGATGCGCTCCGGGGAGACGGCCGTGCTGCTCCGGTTCGTGCGGCCCGCGTGCGCCGTGGGTGCcgacgaggccgccgccgccgcgcgccggatCGGCGCGGTCAGCCACCCGAACCTCGTGCCGCTCCGCGCCGTGTACGTCGGGCCGAGGGGCGAGAAGCTGCTCGTGCACCCATTCTACGCCGCCGGCTCGCTCCACCGCTTCTTGCAAG AGGGGATCGCCGACTCACAGAGATGGAGCCTAATCTGCAAGCTCTCCGTCTGCATCGCCAAGGGGCTCGACCACCTGCACACAGGAATGGAGAAGCCGATCGTCCACGGCAACCTCAAGACGAGCAACATCCTGCTGGACGCCAGCTTCGAGTGCAGGATCTCGGACTACGGCCTCTACCTCCTGCTCAACACCGGCGGCGCCCACGAGATGCTGGAGGCGTCCGCGGCGCAGGGGTACAAGGCGCCGGAGCTGGTCAAGATGAGGGACGCCACCAGGGAGAGCGACGTGTACAGCCTCGGGGTGGTGCTGCTGGAGATGCTCGCGCAGAAGGAGCCGGCCGGCGGCGACGACCGCGCGCCCAGCTCCCGCGACATCTTCTTGCCGGCGTCCTTCAAGAACCTGGTGCTCGAGAGGAAGATCTCCGACGCCTTCAACTCGGACCTCGTCAGGCAGAGCAGGAAGTCGGGGAACGAGAGGAAGCTGAACGCCTTCTTCGAGCTGGCCACGGCTTGCTGTAGCCCTTCGCCGTCGCTCAGGCCCAACACCAAGGAGATACTCAGAAGGCTTGAGGAGATagcaaaataa
- the LOC123141596 gene encoding protein FAR1-RELATED SEQUENCE 5, translating to MLDLNELPPDLNELPHDMDEQQPSIPQGNWTENGRSVYYIETSRGPNPMGNDNVAGQSSTCGAPVVVSLQSESHTLDDTGTATNVPGPTRTEFGAGAIDGVVQGEEGEDEAGSQPMEPYVGMRFDTLQIAKDHYNSYALRMGFSVKMNTSRRTPHTNVLVKQQFCCNKFKKPKADDGGAEAPPVPDPIPDPKPIDSDEEMKDEPPIFAEEEAATSKKKKKRKRETIKQTQCKEKMLVKLIDGQWQVTHFVRDHNHPLVNKPSLSKYLRSHQGISPDEKEILHILYNCNLTTGVFLYPLQN from the coding sequence atgcttgATCTCAATGAGTTGCCTCCTGATCTCAATGAGCTTCCTCATGATATGGATGAGCAGCAACCCAGCATACCGCAAGGAAATTGGACAGAAAATGGGCGCTCTGTTTACTACATAGAGACAAGTCGTGGGCCTAACCCTATGGGCAATGACAATGTGGCAGGGCAGTCATCAACCTGTGGTGCCCCTGTAGTGGTGTCTTTGCAGTCAGAGAGTCATACTCTTGATGACACAGGCACCGCGACAAATGTTCCTGGTCCAACCAGGACTGAGTTCGGAGCTGGTGCTATTGACGGTGTTgtgcaaggagaagaaggagaagatgaggctggttctcagccaatggaaccctatgttggcatgaggtttgacacccttcaaattgctaaggatcaCTACAACAGCTACGCCCTACGGATGGGTTTCTCTGTAAAAATGAACACCTCTAGGCGGACACCCCACACAAATGTATTGGTAAAACAGCAGTTTTGCTGCAACAAgttcaagaagcccaaagctgatgatggaggagctgaggctcctcctgtCCCGGACCCtataccagatccaaaacctattgacagtgatgaggagatgaaagatgaacctccaatatttgctgaagaggaggctgctactagtaagaaaaagaagaagcgtAAACGCGAGACAATAAAGCAGACTCAATGCAAGGAAAAAATGTTGGTGAAGCTGATAGATGGGCAATGGCAGGTGACGCACTTTGTTCGTGACCACAATCATCCGCTGGTGAACAAACCTTCGTTGTCCAAatacttgagatcccaccaaggcatCTCTCCTGATGAAAAGGAGATTTTGCACATCTTGTATAACTGCAACTTGACTACAGGTGTGTTCCTATATCCCTTACAGAATTAA